A window from Salarias fasciatus chromosome 11, fSalaFa1.1, whole genome shotgun sequence encodes these proteins:
- the slc25a40 gene encoding mitochondrial glutathione transporter SLC25A40 gives MTGQSPASSSSGEGITPVQQMVASCSGAVLTSLFVTPLDVVKIRLQAQKNPFPKGKCFVYCNGLMDHICVCENGNSKAWYKVPGRFSGTLDAFIQIVRHEGIKSLWSGLPPTLVMAVPATVIYFTCYDQLCAALRQRMGERAQEAPLLAGAIARVGSATVISPLELIRTKLQSQRQSYRELTSLIGSAVRTEGWLSLWRGLGPTLLRDVPFSAMYWYNYEMAKSWLCERYDAREPTFAITFASGATSGSIAAVVTLPFDVVKTRRQVELGELQAKHLSSRLSSSTFSVMSRIVAQDGFTALFAGFLPRLIKVAPACAIMISTYEFGKAFFRKHNQERIIGTLQT, from the exons ATGACTGGTCAAAGTCCTGCGTCTTCCTCCTCGGGTGAGGGCATCACTCCGGTTCAACAGATGGTGGCGTCCTGCTCCGGAGCCGTCCTCACCTCTCTCTTCG TCACTCCTTTGGATGTTGTGAAGATCCGACTACAAGCACAGAAGAATCCCTTTCCTAAAG gcaagTGCTTTGTTTACTGCAATGGACTGATGGaccacatctgtgtgtgtgaaaatggtAACTCTAAAGCCTGGTATAAAGTACCTGGTCGCTTCAGTGGCACTTTG GATGCTTTCATCCAGATTGTTCGACATGAAGGAATAAAGTCACTGTGGAGCGGTCTGCCCCCAACTCT CGTGATGGCCGTCCCAGCGACCGTCATCTATTTCACGTGTTACGACCAGCTGTGTGCGGCACTGCGGCAGCGGATGGGAGAGCGCGCTCAGGAGGCGCCTCTGCTGGCAGGAGCCATAGCCAGAG TGGGGTCAGCGACCGTGATCAGCCCGCTGGAGCTCATCCGCACCAAGCTGCAGTCCCAGAGGCAGTCGTACCGGGAGCTGACGAGCCTGATCGGCTCGGCCGTGAGGACGGAGGGCTGGCTGTCCCTGTGGAGGGGCCTGGGCCCCACGCTGCTCCGGGACGTGCCCTTCTCCGCCATGTACTGGTACAACTACGAGATGGCCAAGAGCTGGCTGTGCGAGCGCTACGACGCCAGAGAACCCACGTTTGCCATCACCTTCGCGTCCGGAGCCACGTCCGGATCC ATTGCCGCTGTTGTAACTTTACCGTTTGACGTCGTCAAAACGAGAAGACAAGTGGAGCTCGGAGAGCTGCAAGCCAAACATT TGTCAAGTCGGCTGTCGTCGTCCACCTTCAGCGTGATGAGCAGGATCGTGGCTCAAGACGGCTTCACTGCCCTGTTTGCAG GTTTTCTTCCCAGGCTGATCAAAGTGGCCCCGGCCTGTGCAATCATGATCAGCACCTACGAGTTTGGAAAAGCCTTTTTCCGTAAACACAACCAGGAGAGGATAATTGGGACACTTCAGACCTGA